The DNA region CATCTACCTGCCTTGAATAGgatttttctgtgatttttttttttttctgcagaatTTCTAGTTCTGTTACATGTCCTTCTTTATCTACGATGGTGATTGATAGCTGTAATGCAAGAAAAATAGCATTGCAAACGCAAGAAAGACCTTGTGAGTTTGTATTAAAAGTCCGTGCCTTCTTGCATTAGTTAAGCATGAAGGTTTTGGATGGCAGCAACTAGTTTACGGAATGGCAGGTTATGCAAGTGAGCCTCGTCAATGTTGTTTGTAGatatctgttctctctttctctctctatctctctctatctctctctctctctctctctatatatatatatatatatatatatatatatatatatatatatatatatatatacgcacacacatatacaaacacacacatacacacacacatacacacacacacacatactcacacaaacagatatatatatatatatatatatatatatatatatatatatatatatatatatatatatgtctttctcgctttctccttccttccctttcattcgccttccatccatccctctttcccatacccttctcttcctccctcgctccctctccttttccttctatcatcgcttccttcacccctctttccctccctccctcctccctccttcaccctgctTTACCttcaatccctccttccttccccctccctccctccctccctccctcctccttccctcacccttctctccctcgcaacctctgtccttctctcccacctctttccttccccctccctccctccctccctccctcctccttcccttacccttctctccctcgtaacctttgtccttctctcccacctctttccttccccctccctccctccctccctccctcctccttcccttacccttctctccctcgtaacctttgtccttctctcccacctctttccttccccgtctctccctgtctccccttgcctttccctctctctccatccccttttccctcccaccctctctccccatctccccaccctacccccttttccctctgcctttctctccccttgtctctctcccttttccatcctctccctcccccctctctccctccctctccttccatccctcttccctctctccctctctccttccatcctctatcagtatctctcgctctctctctctccctctccttccgtctctccttctccctccctctccctccctccctctctccctctctccctctccctctccctctccctctccctctccctctccctctccccctgaacACCGCCGGGATCAAGTGGGATTCGCCCTGATCTCAGCGGCTGCCGCTACCTTGGAGACGGCAAGAGAAACAACGTTATTTTTCTCCCTTGTGATCAGATTTCCCCGATCTTTAATCAGTCTAGAACTCTGGGGaaacttgtgtttttttttttttcgtttttttcctgttttatttctcattttttctctttttttcttgttcttttcttgtttttatttcttgttttttttttagcattttttttttttgggggggggaggggaggggagagagagtaagggggattTACATAAGGTTCATTGAAGAGCTACGCCGCAACTATtattatgtctgcctgtctgtctctcagtctctctctctctctctctctccctctctctctctctctctctcctctccctctccctctctctcctctcctctctctctctctcctctctctctctctctctctctctctctctctctcctctctcctctctctctctctctctctctctcctctctctctctctctctctctctcctcctctctctctctctctctctctctctctctctctctctctctcctctctctctctctctctctctctcctctctctctctctcctcactcctctctctctctctctctctctctcctctctctctctctctctctcactccctctctctctctctctcctctcatctctctctctctctctctctctctctctctctctctctctctctctctctctttctctcttccacccccctctctctctccctctctctctctctctctctctctctctctctctctctctttctctcttccacccccctctctccctccctcccttcctccctcccttatcttatcattaatactataattatttacgaatatcgtcattatcatcaccatccctttctctcgtctctttcatgtcattaaaacaaagaaattacaaataaacaaaaagaaaatacagagaaaataagaacaaagaaaatacaaacaaaaaagaaaagaaaagaagatacaaatagagaaaatacagagtaaacaaaaggaatataaaatacaaataaaaaaatagagaaaatacgaatacaaattaaagaaaacacaaaggaaaaacaaaaacaaaaaataaacctaaccaaaacaaagaaaaacaaacgaaatgcAACGAAACCGCACCTAAaataacccccacccacccacccccttcctctctctctctccctcctacaggCATCATAACGGTGCTGACGCTGGCGACCATCAGCCTCGACACGCGCACGGACCTCCCGAAGGTGCACTACGCGACGGCCCTCGACTGGTTCATCCTCATGAGCTTCGGCTACTGCATCGCCACGCTCCTCCAGTTCGCCGGCGTCCACTTCTTCACCAAGGTAGGATGGGTACAGGgctttcttttttgcctttattttgggtttgtctttgtttttgcctttatttttgttttgttttggtctttgtttttgttttgtctttattttgattttggttgtgtctttattttgtctttgtttttgtctttattattgtctttattttgtctttacttttgttttgtttttcaagtGTGTCTAAGTTTtggtttctccctttctttctctttctctatctatttctctctctctctctctctctctctctctctctctctctctctctctctctctctctctctctctctctctgctttctcttttccaactctctctctctctctctctctctctctctctctctctctctctctctctctctctctctctctctctctctctccctctctctacctctctctctctctctgctttctctcttccaactctctcgctctctctctctctctctctctctctctctctctctctctctctctctctctctctctctctctctcactctctctctctccttctctctctctctctgctttctctcttccaaccctctctctctctctctcttccaaccccctctctctctctctctctctctctctctctctctctctctctctctctctctctctctctctctctctctctctctctctgctttctctcttccaaccctctctctctctctctctctctctctctctctctctctctctctctctctctctctctctctctctctctctctctctctctctctttctctctctctgctttctctcttccaaccctctctctctctctctctctctctctctctctctctctctctctctctctctctctctctctctctctctctctctctctctctctctctctctctgctttctctcttccacccctctctctctctctctctccctccctccctctccctctctctctcagtctacctttctgtccacccacccatctacctccGCCCGTCCCCCCCTTTACCACGGGCTCCCCATCCCCGAATAAGCCCTTCTCCCCGCCCGCCTCCCGCAGGTCGGCTCCGGAGAGAtcatggccgaggaggaggagtgggaggaccTGGAGATCGTGGAGGACTGCAGCCCTGAGGTCGTCGAGGAGTGCGTCCAGACGTACGACTCGCCCCACGACGCCGCCTGCGGGACTTCGGTCGAGGGGCGGATCGAGGTCGTCTTCCTGAATTCGAATCACCCGAACTGCCCGCGGAGCGCCGCCACGCTCTACGCCACGCTCAACTCCGTGAGTCGAACCGCGCGGGATTTGGCTGCCATCGTGTTTCGTGTTATGTTTaggtttatatacgtatgtatgcatgtgtatatatacatatatgtaatatatatatatatatatatatatatatatatatatatatatatatgtatatatatgtatatatatatatatatacatatatatatatatatatgttatatatatgttttatatatgttatatatatatatgttatatatgttatatatgtatatataatacatatatatacacttatataaggtatgtgtacatataatatagatataatatatattacataatataatatatattacataatatatatacatacatatatgtgtgtgtgtgtgtgtgtgtgtgtgtttgtgtatgtatgtgtgtatatgtgtgtgtgtatgtgtgtgtgtgtgtatgtgtgtgtatatatatagtatatgtatacacacatacacacacacacacacacacacacacacacacacacacacacacacacacacacatatatatatatatacatatatacacatacacacacccaaatatatatatatatatatatatgtgtgtgtgtgtgtgtgtgtgtgtgtgtgtgtgtgtgtgtatgtgtgtgtgtgtatgtgtgtgtgtgtgtgtgcttgtgtgtgtgtgtgtgtgtgtgatcgtgtgtgtgtgtgtgtgtgtgtgtgtgtgtgtgtgtgtgtgtgtgtgtgtgtatatatatagtatatgtacacacacacacacacacacacacacacacacacacacacacacacacacacacacacacacacacatatatatatacatatatacacatacacacacccaaatatatatatatatatgtgtgtgtgtgtgtgtgtgtgtgtgtgtgtgtgtgtatgtgtgtgtgtgcttgtgtgtgtgtgtgtgtgtgtgtgtgtgtgtgtgtgtgtgtgtgatcgtgtgtgtgtgtgtgtgtgtgtgtgtgtgtgtgtgtgtgtgtgtgtgtgtgtgtgtgtgtgtgtgtgtgtgtgtatgtgtgtatatatatagtatatgtacacacacacacacacacacacacacacacacacacacacacacatatatatatacatatatacacatacacacacccaaatatatatatatatatatatatatatatatatatatgtgtgtgtatgtgtgtgtgtgtgtgtgtgtgtgtgtgtatgtgtgtgtgtgtgtgtgtgcttgtgtgtgtgtgtgtgtgtgtgatcgtgtgtgtgtgtgtgtgtgtgtgtgtgtgtgtgtgtgtgtgtgtgtgtgtgtgtgtgtgtgtgtgtgtgtgtgtgtgcgcgtatgtgtgcgtgtgtgtgcgtgtgtgtttatgtatttatgtatttatgcatgtatatattcatctacacatacatgtaaatacaaaaatatgtttAATCTCAAGATTGCTATGACTTGCCCTCAAAAACATTTTCTACGAATCCTTTCGTTACTTAGCAGTTCTGATATCAGGAGAGATGTGGTGAATTCCCTCCATTAGGacgtccttctcccccctcccctccccctccctctcctctctgttacCCAATATCTCGCCATCTTCCTCTCGCAAATCTAGTTACTAGTAAGAGCGTCTGAGAGCCCCCtgcactaacccccccccccttcccctttccctcctcctcctcccgcaggaCGCCGGGGTACTGAACCACGCAGGGGACTGCCTGGCCACCTTCAGGACGGCGGAGACGCAGACCGAGAAGAAGGAGCGGTGCTGGACGCAGTTCCTCCACTGCGTCGTAGGTCAGTGTTCAGTGGCGGCTCCTCGTCCATCGTGGGACTTGAGTCTTCTCTCGCCGTGTATCCCTgagcctcctctctcctttaaaACGGCTCTTTGGCTGATATGTCTGTGAATAATTCTTGTCAGGCTTAATTACATGTATTTAGtacatgtatttgttattttatattcgctttttttatgaatattgtcaCCCGAATCGTGTAATTTTATTATCTAAAAGTTAGATATAAAATAATGCATTGTGTTTGTTACCTATGAATTTTTCAATTTGTACATTAAAGTTAAACTATTGTGAGATTCTACATACCATTAATAAGGGGGTTTGATGAGTTCAAAGGATACCAAAAGACTCGACTTGtttactttataaataaatatattcataataagttTAATAAAAACTTCTCTTCCATTCAATTCGAAGGGGGACTCACTGAGAGGcggagtggagggggggtgggggggggtcaacAGTCCCCCTCAGCGCGCCCAGTCAGGACTCAGTCTCACGTCTTTAGGCCTATGTCTTAGCCTTTGTTGTACTGGAGTCAGAAAGACAGCCAAGCAGGAACCTAAATTGTCCATAAAGGTAttagaacatgaagaagaaacaaaacaaaaatctggcCGCGATATATATGGCCTAAATGGTCACGCTATATTTTTTTAAGTGAACAGTACCAAAAAAAGCttcaaaattataaattatttaaCCCAGAAGGAGGAAAAATGTCAAAAAAGTTAATTCTTAAGCGCTGTTACAAGTACTTTCAAAATTTCGGATGTTACACCTGCTTCCAGTTATATCTGATAATTCTTCCTTTCATACTTacgtatttacatgcatatgcatctcacacatacacaggaacacaaacatacacacgcactcacgcgtacactcacgcacacacacgcacacacacacacacacacgcacacacacacacacacacacacacacacacacacacacacacacacacacacacacacacacacacacacacacacacacccgctacgattttttctccttcattttattAATAACATATCTGCATGAATATCTTTTACCGTTATCGTTATGGGTTTGAATACTTGGTCTAAAATCCTTCTTTCTCTGATTTTCAACGAAGTCCTGAAATGTATTCCCGGAAAAGATTGCACGTTGCTCTAGGAATTTCGAAATGTAGTAAGAAACGTGCGGAAAAGGAGTATTTCGTGCTCGAAGAGCGCATTTTAACATGCAGATGGCGATGCCGGGTTTACAACCGCATTCCATGGCCTTACCTTCGGATATTTCGAGACGAGGTTTTTGTGACCGAAGTATCATATCAGGATCATCCTTATGCCAGATTTTGTCATTTACTATTTCATATTTCCCCATTCCCTCGTTCGCGGTTATTCCTACTCACTGCGTCCGTCTTCTTTTCCACAGGAGACGACCAGTACCGACGGGAGCGGCAGCGGAGAGCGTGTCTCCAGCGCTCGGTCAACTCCGTCTCCGCCATCGACACCGTCAGTCGCATCCTCTTCCCGGCGTCCTACGGTCTCCTGAACCTGTGGTACTGGTACTCCTACTACGACACGGAGCTCATATCCAACTGGTCCGACCCGGGCTTCGAGAACTCGGCGAGACAGTAGAGAAGAGGAGCTGTCGAattcttctctcttattatcattattgaattaaGCTTTGGGTTATTGTATGACAGTTTCCTTCGCCATAGTATAGTTTTacctttatataatctatatgctACAAAGAGGCCCTTCAATACGTAGAAGTTCTAGGAAAACAACGTGTCTGCTAGATATGACCCTGTGAACGGAGATGCTAACTTTCTCAAGAACCCAGGAAATTTCGAGGGAGAAAGTTTATTAAAATCGATACACGTTACAAAAACACACAGCAATCGATGATTGTTCAGATCGTAAGTCATGCACTTGTCTGACATCCAGTGTCACTGATGCGATGCAATACTGTGTTTTGTTCAGTGCAAGCTTTTTAATTGCCCATGCCTAATAGATGCCACTTTCCAATAATAGACGGAGGAAGTGACAGGGACAGCAGTCTTTTTCCGGAAGTACCATGAAacaatttatttttgtaaaataaCTCATGTCACGGAAAGCATATTGAAAATAATCCTTTTGCGTAGGTCACTGCCCCAGTGCTATTGTGAAATGTTTGTTGTCATTAATGCAGCGTAATTCGACTATAAGAGCATCAGACACTCCTATCTTATCTGTTACCTTGAGTTTGGCATCCCTATCTATGCGTCCGATAGCGTTGCCAGTGGGTCACTAGCGTAGATAACGTAGTCTGGCCTTGAGGGCAACCGACGCCATTCAGCCATGTCATGCTTTTGTTTCATGTTTCCTTGTTGCTGCGTTCGCCTATTATTCACAGGACATAGTTTTGTGTACGAGCACTATAATCAACACGACACATTGCTGTCTTACTGTGAGACACCCTGATTATGATTTGTGTATGATGATATACTGCATTGTGGTCTGGTGACGCTATGTGCACCTACAGAAAACAGACTCATACTCTGTgcatataattgtaataattaacgTGCATACCCCAATGTTGTGGCAGCTACAGCGTAAGCACAAACGTTACCCACGTGGCTTCATTCAAGCAGCTTCAAAACGAATATATTTTGTGACACTATCTTATCAGTCATGTAGACCCTGCCTGGCCAGTCATAGGTTCCAAGGCTTCTCTAGCGCTTCTCTATgccaaatgattattattattaactaaagGAAACTATTCCTTACTTAACTTTATGAAATTCATTCGACAAAATCAcgattaatctatatctataatctGAGTGTCTGGACCATTCTGTGATCTCAAGAGCCAAAGGTATTTactagaaaagggtaaaaaatataTCTGGAATCATCTATTTTTGCTTCATCTCAAGTGAATTTCGTAAAGGCTGTAATGCTGACAACAAGAGCTTAAATCATCCATCCATAAATTTCTTACATTGTTTGTACTGCAGTAGTAAATTGTTACAACCATATGACAACACAAAAATCTTATTCGTCTTTATACGTGTAagcgcgcaagtgtgtgtgtgtgcgtgtgtgtgtgtgtgtgtgtgtgtgtgtgtgtgtgtgtgtgtgtgtgaaggagatatgtatgtgggcatgtgtgcatgtgtttgtttacacGTATATGCTAATCATTAAATCGTTCACTTTGTCTCTTAATTATTTCTGCAAGTATAACAATGTATGGAAGTATTACAAATCTAGTGAattaaccttaaaaaaaaatcgtgagaaacacaaaaacaagaatcactatttaaaaaacaaaaacatgacaaccacacacacagtcactcgcGCAAAACACACAGCAGACGCATTACGAGAATATACACCAGTTTGTGAAcctgttaaaataaaaaataaaaaaaaaaaaaaaaacaaccaaagagCGAAATCGCCCTATCAAAATCTAATGGTGTATTTTTCTTCGCTGTTGTTCATGAAATAACTGCTGATATGATATGAGCCTGCTGTCATTACGAGTAGAAACACGTCCGTACATTCATCGACGGTAAACAGAGGTATTCAATGCTGTGTAACGTGTTAGTCCGCAAATGTTCAGGTTAAGAAAGCTTTTAGATTACGAAATACCTAGACTGTTGGTTTTGCTTAGTCATTGGTTGGTGGCAGGTGTATGTTACAAAACATGATATTATGGAAGAATGTTTGATGTATATTATAATGTTAAGGTAATAAATGACGCATATGCTTTATGTTACGTTTATCTATGACATAATGACTATggccattattatctctattatatacatatatatacatatatatatatatatatatatatatatatatatatatatgtgtgtgtgtgtgtgtgtgtgtgtgtgtgtgtgtgtacacacacacacacacacacacacacacacacacacacacacacacacatacacacacacacacacacacaaatatatatatatatatatatatatatatatatatatatatatatatatatatatagccacatcaagaaacaatatcgtaacgtttcaatctcttcacgagttccttttcatccattttggttaattattcgtctgaagaggaactcgggaagagttcgaaacgtcacgatattattttcatttctactgtggctgttttccttttcatcttcgtgtacacgttactgtttgtgtttgtgttcacacacacacacacacacacacacacacacacacacacacacacacacacacacacacacatatatatatatatatatatatatatatatatatatgtatatacacatatatatgtatatatatacatagatatataaacacacgcatatatatatatatatatatatatatatatatatatatatgtatatatatacatagatatataaacacgcatatatatatatatatatatatatatatatatgtgtgtgtgtgtgtgtgtgtgtgtgtgtgtgtgtgtatgtgtgtgtgtgtggttgtatgtgtatgtgtatgtatgtatgcacacacacacatttatatacatatgtatgtatgtatttatgtatgtatgtatgtatgtatgtatgtatgtatgtatgtatgtatgtacgtatgtctgtacgtatgtatgtatgtatgtatgtatgtatgtatgtatgtatgtatgtatgtatgtatgtattcatgcatgtatacatgtatgtatgcatgtgtgtgtgtgtgtgtgtgtgtgtgtgtgtgtgcgtgcgtatgtgtgtgtgtgtgtgaatacatacatacatccatccatccatccatatatacatacatacatacatacatacatatatatatatatatatgtatatatatatatatatatatatatatatatatatatatgattttcttttgAAACGTGTACCGAAACAGGTAAAGTTTTAGCACGGAAGAAAGTTTTGTATCAGCCTTTAGGTAACAAAGATGTAAATTCTCAAGTGTAAACGAATATAAACAACACTCTGTGACTTCCTTTTATTACCCTTGGATTTACAGgacattatttatttacttatttacttacctgGATAGAAAATACAATCATTCAGAATGTACTTAATTTAAATCTTCATACATGTACTTAGCCACTGTAACTCTCTAAGTCGACAGTGGGAGAGATACAATACATGGGGCCAAGGTAGCATTTTATGACGTTGAGGGAGTGAGTGATAATGAGGCATAGGCTTTTACTAACAACGGGTAACACGCACGGACGACAGTGTGCTCATGAATAGCCTAAGTACTGTGTAAACGTTTTCTTGCAGTCTTTACGTCAAGTTGAAAGATGGACAATATATatggtttgataaaaaaaaaaaaaaatgtacccctTGTAAGAATGACACGCATTCATAACTGGACTTTTTTCCATGAGGTTGTATTCAGCAATACATATCAACGAAAGTAATTACCTAATCTTGAATGAAATAAACACATTCTTCGGGTACATATACAGGAAAAGTAACGAAAGAGTAGGAGTAAGTCACGTACCCCAGTTAATCAGGTAAACTCTGATCTATTTCAACACCAAGCAGCTGGTAATCACTGGCTGGATCCTGTTTGAGGGAGAAGATTAAAAACTTCTCACAAGAACCGATTCATTCCAAACCCAATGCAGAGAAAACTTCAGAGGCAACGGTACACAAGCAAAGGGGAAGTAGACCATTAAAAATGTATGGAATCAACTTTGTATCAGCGTTTCCAGGGAAGCAATTGATTTAAACATAGTCTTCCCTGACGCTAATATTTGGACTCGTCTTATATCAtgttactgataaaaaaaaaagtttttataaattatttcatTCCTACTGGGGgttaaaataaacagtaaaatagTCAACAACAATTTTAAgggcaatatttttattttctggaaTTTGTAGTTTTCTTGTAAGTATTGTACTTGTTACATTTACAATTTCGTTATGAAACACATGCAcccacatatgaatacatacaatatttagatatacatacacacacgtgtgtatgtatatctatatattgtatgaatgcatatgtgagtgcatgtgtttcgtgtgtgtgcgcgtgtgtgtgtgtgtgtgtgtgtgtgtgtgtgtgtgtgtgtgtgtgtgtgtgtgtgtgtgtgcatataagtatgtatgtgtgtgtgtgtgtgtgcatataagtatgtatgtgtgtgtgtatatatatatatatatatatatacacacacacacacacacacacacacatatatatgtgtgtgtgtgtgtgtgtgtgtgtgtgtgtctgtgtgtgtgtgtaatatatatatatatatatatatatatatatatatatatatatatattatgattattattaaagcaGCGTTATCTTTAAACTAATTAAGTGCTTAATCACAAAAAAAATGGCTAATCCTAAACAGTACCGTTCGTAgcggaaaaataaagatataatgtaATTGTTAAATGAGTTTCCTACTGATCATGGTCTGACAACACGACTGGGGCGTCTCTCTTATCACCCGCATGCCAAGCCAAGGTTGAAATGTTAAAATTtttaaacgttaaaaatctatcataaatgtcttataaataacaataaatgttatataaaaaatcaaagcataaatattatgttctaAATGTATAAAGTTATTGCACAAACATTATGcagtttattgaaaatattattctCCCTATAGAAACtgataagaccttctatgtcacaatcctcccctaaTACATTTTCCAGTGTACATACGTCTTTGGGCTGAGAATGTTGcaatctttccactacatgtgcgaccgttaatggctcttggcattcctcacagcgtgcttcacttttaccatcatcggcccatgaatcagtcttgtgtgtccgattctcagccttgttaatacaacttctacttgtcgggatggatgctggtcacccaactgccaaagtcatctctaatctctcgcaatttgtttctagaggtatgcctctattgttccctccatttaccacgaagacaactcctgatgctgggtttcaagtccgtgtgtgggagaggaaaacgtgCAAGGGCTGAGcgacagctgccttggccttccgatcagttCGCTCAtttccactgataccaacatgcgctggcacccaacacagagttatctatttacgtgctgacatcagtgcaagccaatcttgaacctccctcaccactggatgtgatgagtttaagctcttgattgcttgtaaggcactacgagagtcacaatatatta from Penaeus chinensis breed Huanghai No. 1 chromosome 31, ASM1920278v2, whole genome shotgun sequence includes:
- the LOC125041744 gene encoding gamma-aminobutyric acid receptor alpha-like gives rise to the protein MEKYSMECYMRQYWSDERLKFNGPLDQLTLNIKMLEALWKPDTYFHNGLGSYVHMTTRPNKLIRINQNGDILYSMRLTIKAKCPMVLRNFPMDKQSCPLVISSFGYTDKEVRYEWAPKKVEFEEGMGLSQFDILNTKCNNYSVRWRSGKGLFSALQVNFNLSRSAGYFLIQVYVPCFLIVVLSWVSFWINREATSDRVGIGIITVLTLATISLDTRTDLPKVHYATALDWFILMSFGYCIATLLQFAGVHFFTKVGSGEIMAEEEEWEDLEIVEDCSPEVVEECVQTYDSPHDAACGTSVEGRIEVVFLNSNHPNCPRSAATLYATLNSDAGVLNHAGDCLATFRTAETQTEKKERCWTQFLHCVVGDDQYRRERQRRACLQRSVNSVSAIDTVSRILFPASYGLLNLWYWYSYYDTELISNWSDPGFENSARQ